One region of Citrus sinensis cultivar Valencia sweet orange chromosome 6, DVS_A1.0, whole genome shotgun sequence genomic DNA includes:
- the LOC102613763 gene encoding ABC transporter G family member 34 isoform X2, translating to MALPITGGDDIVRSLSMGSSAGNRSGRASSSFREVWKSSSNAFSRSQRDDDDEEELRWAAIERLPTYDRLRRGMLSQLGDDGKVNVLGSLRILPSKKRKIQILKDVSGLVKPSRMTLLLGPPGAGKTTLLMALAGKLDDDLKLTGKIKYCGHEFKEFVPQRTCAYISQNDLHFGEMTVRETMDFSGRCLGVGTRYEMLAEISRREKEAGIKPDPEIDAYMKATALAGQKTSLATDYVLKLLGLDICADTMVGDQMRRGVSGGQKKRVTTGEMLVGPAKVLLMDEISTGLDSSTTFQICKYMKQMVHVLEITTIVSLLQPAPEAYDLFDNIILLSEGQIVYQGPREKVLEFFEYMGFKCPDRKGVADFLQEVTSKKDQEQYWFRKDQPYRYISVSDFVQGFSSFHVGQQLANDLAIPYDKSRTHPAALVKNKYGISNMDLFRACFGREWLLMKRNSFVYIFKTSQITIMSLIALTVFFRTEMPVGNVADGAKFYGALFFSLINVMFNGLAELAFTVFRLPVFFKQRDHLFYPPWAYALPIFVLRIPLSILESAIWVCLTYYTIGFAPAASRLFRQYLAFFAVNSMALSLFRFIGSIGRTEVVANTLGTFTLLLVFVLGGFVIAKDDIEPFMIWGYYVSPMMYGQNAIVINEFLDERWSKPVSDPKIHEPTVGKLLLKSRGFFTVNYWYWICIGALFGFTILFNILFIAAIQFLNPLGKAKPTVIEEDGDKKKKASGQPGTEDTDMSVRSSSENVGTTGHGPKKGMVLPFQPLSLAFHHVNYSVDMPAEMKAQGIEEDRLQLLRDVSGVFRPGVLTALMGVSGAGKTTLMDVLAGRKTGGYTEGDISISGYPKNQATFARVSGYCEQNDIHSPHVTVYESLLFSAWLRLSSDIDSKTRKMFVDEVMDLVELEPLTNAMVGLPGVDGLSTEQRKRLTIAVELVANPSIIFMDEPTSGLDARAAAIVMRTVRNTVDTGRTVVCTIHQPSIDIFEAFDELLLMKRGGQVIYAGPLGRQSQKLVEYFEAVPGVPRITNGYNPATWMLEISTPTAEAQLNVDFADIYVRSSLYQRNEELIKELSTPAPGSSDLYFPTQYSQPFLIQCKACFWKQRQSYWRDPQYNALRFAVTIVVGLLFGLIFWDKGQKTKKQQDLQNLFGALYCAVFFLGSTNANSVMSVVSTERTVFYRERAAGMYSTLAYAFSQVLIELIYVAFQTVVYVLILYSMMGFAWKAKRFFWFLYMVMMSFMQFTLYGMMIVALTPAPQIGAILSGFFLSLWNLFSGFLIPRVQIPIWWRWYYWLSPVAWTLYGLVTSQVGDIEGNVEIPGSTATMTVKQLLKDSFGFKYDFLPVVAVVKLVWLLAFVFVFTLAITLINFQRR from the exons TCGGATTCTTCCAtcgaagaaaagaaaaattcagattCTTAAAGATGTTAGCGGGCTTGTTAAACCTTCGAG GATGACACTTCTTCTTGGTCCTCCGGGTGCTGGGAAAACAACATTGCTGATGGCACTTGCAGGGAAGCTCGATGATGATTTGAAG TTAACTGGGAAAATCAAATACTGTGGCCATGAATTCAAAGAGTTTGTCCCTCAGAGGACATGTGCTTACATTAGTCAGAATGATCTTCACTTTGGAGAGATGACGGTGAGAGAGACGATGGATTTCTCAGGGCGATGTTTGGGAGTCGGCACAAGATATGAAATGCTGGCAGAAATTTCTAGACGTGAGAAAGAAGCAGGAATTAAACCAGATCCTGAAATTGATGCATACATGAAAGCCACGGCTTTGGCAGGCCAAAAAACTAGTTTGGCTACAGATTATGTTCTCAAG CTACTGGGCTTGGATATATGCGCTGATACAATGGTTGGTGATCAAATGAGAAGGGGTGTTTCTGGTGGACAGAAAAAGCGTGTTACTACTG GAGAGATGTTGGTAGGGCCGGCCAAGGTTCTGTTAATGGATGAAATCTCAACTGGACTGGATAGTTCCACCACTTTTCAAATTTGCAAGTACATGAAACAAATGGTTCATGTCCTCGAAATAACCACGATCGTTTCTCTTCTACAACCAGCACCAGAGGCTTACGATCTCTTTGATAATATTATCCTTCTTTCGGAAGGTCAAATTGTCTATCAGGGTCCGCGTGAAAAGGTTCTCGAATTCTTTGAGTACATGGGTTTCAAATGCCCTGACAGAAAAGGAGTTGCTGATTTTCTGCAAGAAGTAACTTCCAAGAAAGACCAAGAACAATATTGGTTCAGGAAGGACCAACCTTACAGATATATATCAGTTTCTGATTTCGTGCAGGGCTTCAGTTCTTTCCACGTAGGCCAACAGCTTGCAAATGATCTTGCAATTCCTTACGATAAGTCCAGAACCCATCCAGCTGCATTGGTGAAAAATAAGTACGGTATTTCGAATATGGATTTGTTCAGGGCATGCTTCGGAAGGGAGTGGCTATTGATGAAGCGTAATTCTTTTGTGTATATTTTCAAGACGAGCCAGATAACGATCATGTCACTAATTGCCCTGACTGTGTTCTTTAGAACAGAAATGCCAGTCGGCAATGTGGCTGATGGAGCAAAGTTTTATGGAGCACTGTTCTTCAGTCTGATTAATGTGATGTTTAATGGATTGGCAGAATTGGCATTTACTGTTTTCAGGCTTCCTGTCTTCTTTAAGCAAAGGGATCACTTGTTCTATCCTCCGTGGGCTTATGCTTTACCTATATTTGTTCTCAGAATCCCCTTGTCTATATTGGAATCAGCAATATGGGTCTGTCTGACATACTATACAATTGGTTTTGCTCCAGCTGCAAGCAG gttGTTCCGACAGTACTTGGCATTCTTTGCTGTAAATTCAATGGCTCTGTCCCTCTTTCGGTTCATTGGGAGTATAGGAAGAACTGAAGTTGTTGCAAACACACTGGGTACATTCACGCTACTGCTGGTTTTTGTGCTTGGAGGATTTGTCATTGCCAAAG ATGACATTGAGCCATTTATGATATGGGGCTACTATGTTTCTCCTATGATGTATGGACAGAATGCCATAGTTATTAATGAGTTCCTTGATGAAAGATGGAGTAAG CCGGTTTCAGACCCCAAAATTCATGAACCTACAGTTGGGAAATTACTTCTAAAGTCTAGGGGATTCTTCACTGTAAATTATTGGTACTGGATTTGCATTGGAGCATTATTTGGGTTTACCATTCTCTTCAACATTCTATTTATTGCAGCAATACAATTTTTGAATC CTCTTGGCAAAGCAAAACCAACTGTTATAGAGGAAGATGgagacaagaagaagaaagcttCTGGACAACCGGGAACAGAAG ATACTGACATGTCAGTAAGAAGTTCATCCGAAAATGTTGGTACAACTGGGCATGGACCTAAAAAAGGAATGGTTTTGCCGTTTCAACCCCTTTCACTTGCATTCCACCATGTGAACTACTCTGTGGATATGCCTGCT GAAATGAAGGCTCAAGGAATTGAAGAAGATCGTCTTCAACTACTACGTGATGTTAGTGGTGTATTCAGACCAGGGGTATTGACTGCACTGATGGGTGTAAGTGGTGCAGGGAAGACAACTCTGATGGATGTATTGGCCGGAAGGAAGACCGGAGGATACACTGAAGGAGACATTAGCATTTCTGGTTACCCCAAGAACCAAGCAACATTTGCTCGTGTAAGCGGTTATTGTGAACAGAATGACATTCATTCACCACATGTCACTGTTTATGAGTCTCTCCTATTCTCTGCCTGGCTTCGTCTTTCTTCAGACATCGATTCAAAAACACGAAAG ATGTTTGTCGATGAAGTTATGGACTTGGTTGAGCTCGAACCATTGACGAATGCTATGGTTGGCCTTCCAGGAGTAGATGGTCTTTCTACAGAACAAAGGAAAAGGTTAACAATAGCTGTAGAATTGGTTGCTAACCCCTCTATAATATTCATGGATGAGCCAACATCTGGCCTTGACGCTAGAGCTGCTGCCATTGTCATGCGTACTGTGAGAAATACAGTTGATACAGGGAGAACTGTTGTGTGCACCATACACCAGCCAAGCATAGATATTTTTGAAGCATTTGATGAG CTATTGTTGATGAAAAGAGGAGGGCAAGTCATATATGCTGGCCCACTTGGTCGCCAGTCTCAGAAGCTCGTAGAATATTTTGAG GCTGTCCCCGGGGTTCCCAGAATTACGAATGGATACAATCCAGCTACATGGATGCTCGAGATCAGTACTCCTACGGCTGAGGCTCAATTGAATGTTGATTTTGCGGATATTTATGTCAGATCCTCTCTTTATCA GAGGAACGAAGAACTTATCAAAGAGCTTAGTACTCCAGCACCAGGCTCCAGTGACCTCTACTTCCCAACCCAATACTCTCAACCCTTCCTTATTCAATGCAAGGCTTGCTTCTGGAAGCAGCGTCAGTCTTATTGGAGAGACCCTCAGTATAATGCTTTGCGTTTCGCTGTGACAATAGTCGTTGGTCTTCTGTTTGGTCTTATCTTCTGGGACAAAGGACAGAAGAC AAAGAAGCAACAAGATCTTCAGAATCTTTTCGGAGCTTTGTACTGTGCTGTGTTTTTCCTTGGATCCACCAATGCAAACTCAGTAATGTCCGTAGTCTCCACGGAGAGAACAGTTTTCTACCGCGAAAGAGCTGCTGGAATGTACTCTACACTAGCTTACGCTTTTTCGCAG GTGCTTATAGAGTTGATATATGTGGCATTTCAAACTGTCGTGTATGTTCTGATCCTATACTCCATGATGGGATTTGCGTGGAAAGCAAAAAGATTCTTCTGGTTCTTGTACATGGTAATGATGTCCTTTATGCAATTCACATTGTATGGGATGATGATTGTCGCACTGACTCCAGCTCCGCAAATTGGTGCCATACTTTCCGGATTCTTCCTCTCCCTGTGGAATTTGTTCTCTGGTTTTCTCATTCCTCGCGTG CAAATCCCAATTTGGTGGAGGTGGTACTACTGGCTCTCTCCCGTTGCTTGGACACTCTATGGCCTTGTTACAAGTCAAGTTGGTGACATAGAAGGCAACGTGGAAATTCCGGGAAGCACCGCTACGATGACAGTGAAGCAGCTTCTAAAAGATAGTTTCGGGTTCAAGTATGACTTCCTTCCGGTTGTTGCTGTAGTCAAACTTGTCTGGCTTCTCGCCTTCGTCTTTGTGTTTACCCTTGCCATCACCTTAATTAACTTCCAGAGGAGATAA